The sequence TGGCCTGTGCTTCGCGGATGTTCGCCAGGAACTGGTTGCCGAGCCCCTCGCCTTCCGAGGCACCGCGGACGATGCCGGCGATGTCCACGAAGGAGACGGTGGCGGGCAGGATCCGCGCGGAGCCGAAGATCTCCGCGAGCTTATCCAGCCGCTCGTCCGGCAGCGGGACCACTCCGACGTTGGGTTCGATGGTGGCGAACGGATAGTTCGCCGCCAGCACCTGATTGCGGGTCAGCGCATTGAAGAGGGTTGATTTGCCGACGTTGGGCAGTCCGACGATGCCAATAGTAAGAGCCACGGTAGTCAAGGATACCGGTGCGGCCGCATGGGGCGCGATTCGTCCCTGGCAGGCCTTGGGCTAAATTGTCATACCCCGCTGGCAAGCTGTAGTCATGGATGCTTTTCAGGTTGTACTGGTGCTGCTGGCGCTGCTTCTCGGGGCGGCGGGCGGCGCGTTTGCCGTCGCTGTGCCGTTCCGGCGCAGGGTGCGGGACCTATCGGAGGAAATCGACGACGCCGGAGCCCGGCTGGGTGCCGCGGCCGCGAGCCTGGCGGCGGCAGAGGCTGAGAACCGGCTGCTGGGCCAGCACAACCGGCAGCTCTCGGCGCAGGGCGAGCAGGAGAATGTGGTGCTCCGCGCCCTCGGGCCGGTCGGCGAGAAACTTCGCAGTGTCCAGCAGCAGGTCAGCCTGCTGGAGCGGGACCGGGTGGAGCACTACGGCCAGCTCCAGGAACAGCTGCGCGCGGCCCGGCTCAGTGACGAGCAGTTGCTGCGTTCCACGCAGACCCTGACCGCGGCACTGCAATCGAACTCGGCGCGCGGCCAGTGGGGCGAGGTGCAGCTGCGGCGCGTAGTCGAGGCCGCCGGCATGCTGGCGCACGTGGACTTCTCCGAGCAGGTCCATCTGGCCGGGGCGGACCGTTCGATGCGGCCGGACATGCTGGTGCGGCTGCCCGGTTCCAAAGCGCTGGTGGTGGACGCCAAGGTGCCGTTGCGGGCCTATCTGGAGGCGCAGGAGCTGCCGGTCCACGGGGATGCCCATGTGGAACGCCGGCGGGCCGAGCTGCTGGCGGCCCATGCCAAGGCGGTGAAGGCGCACGTGGATGTCCTTGCCGGCAAGAGGTACTGGGAGGGCGTGCAGGCCTCACCGGAACTGGTGCTGTGCTTCCTGCCGGCCGAGTCGGTGCTGTCGGCGGCGCTGCACAGCGACCCGGAGCTGCTCGACTACGCGTTCGCCCGCAACGTCGGGCTGGTTTCCCCCGTGTCACTGCTGGCTTCGCTGAAGTCCGTGGCCTTCAGCTGGCGGCAGGAAGTGCTGACCGAAAACGCCCGCGAGATCTTCGAGCTCTCGCGGCAGCTGTACGAGCGGCTGGGAACGTTGGGCGAGCATGTCACGCGTCTGGGTTCCTCGCTCAAGGGGTCGGTGGAGAAGTACAACTCCTTCGTCGGCACCTTGGAATCCAGGGTGCTGCCGACCGCGCGCAAGATCAACGCTTTCGATCCGTCCGCCCTTGAGCCGGCCGCCGGACCGACGGTGCTGGAGAGCACGCCGCGCCTGCTGTCGGCGCCGGAACTGATTTCCGGACAGGAACGCAGCGCTTAGGCCCCGCGCGCGTGCTTTGCGGCCTGGGCCCGCGGGGGCCCAAGCCGGCTTTCGCGGGCCCGCTACCGGTTGGGGCGGGAGCCGCGGCCGCCCAGGCCGCGGGAGGCGTCGCCCTTTTCCTTCAGCGTCGCGCGGAGTTCCTTCGGCAGCGAGAAAAGGATGTCCTCTTCGGCCGTAACCACTTCTTCCACGTCGGCGTAGCCGTATTCGGCCAGCAGCGCGAGGACTTCCCGCACGAGGACCTCGGGCACCGACGCTCCGGAGGTCAGCCCGATCGTAGAGACTCCCTCGAACCAGGACTCGTCCACCTCGTTCGCGAAGTCCACGCGATGGGACGCCTTCGCTCCGTACTCTAGGGCGACTTCCATCAGGCGCACCGAGTTGGACGAGTTCGCGGAACCGACCACGATCACCAGGTCGGCCTGCGGGGAAATCTTCTTGATCGCGGCCTGCCGGTTGGAAGTGGCGTAGCAGATATCGTCGCTGGGCGGATCCTGCAGCTTCGGGAACCGCTCACGCAGGATGGACACGATCTCCATGGTCTCGTCGACCGACAGCGTGGTCTGGGACAGCCAGATCAGCTTGTCGGGGTCGCGGACCTCGACCGTCCGCGCTTCGGCCGGGTTGTTGACGATCGTCGTGTGATCGGGCGCCTCGCCGTAGGTGCCCTCGACTTCTTCGTGGCCCTCGTGCCCCACCAGCAGAATCTCGTTGCCGTCGCGGGCGAAACGGACCGCCTCGCGGTGCACCTTCGTGACCAGCGGGCAGGTCGCGTCGATCGTGCGCAGTCCGCGGTCGTCGGCGGACTTGACCACCGCCGGAGAAACACCGTGCGCCGAGAAGATGACGAGGGCGCCCTCGGGAACCTCGTCCGTCTCTTCGACGAAGATCGCGCCCTTCTCCTCCAGCGTGCTTACCACGTGGAGGTTATGCACAATCTGCTTCCGCACGTAGACCGGCGGCCCGTAGTGTTCCAAGGCCTTTTCGACGGCGATCACGGCCCGGTCCACGCCCGCGCAGTATCCGCGCGGCGCGGCAAGGAGGACCCGTCGGGGGCCTTCCACTTCCGCAGCGGCGGCGATTTCCTCCGGGCTGCGGCGCTTGCGCGGGATGCTGGGCATGGGAACAGAGACAGCGGTGCTCGTCATGCCCTCCATGCTAGCCGCTTCCACCTCGGGAACCAGCTGGCCGTAAGCCCCGTCACGGGGTGCGGCCAGCTGCAGGCCGCCGGGCGGCAGCAGGCAGGAATCAATCCTGTCGGTGATTGCTGATAAGAATGTAAGGACTTGCTCTACCGATTGGCATGGCCCCGCACGGGCTGAGAGGGGCTCCTGACGTGAACCACAACCATGGACTTGTCCACGGGGAAGTGGGCTCCCCCGCCGCAAAAACGACCTTGCCTGCCACGGCCATGGAGACCACGGCGGAAAACCCGTGGCCGCTGCGGATGCTGTCGCAGAAGCTGAAGACCCACATCGAACGGGTGCCGCCCACTTGGGTCGAGGGCCAGGTCATTGAGCTGAACCGGCGCAACAGCGTGACGTACCTGACCTTGCGCGACACTGAGGCCGAGGCATCGTTCAGCCTGATGGCTTTCAACAGCGTCATGGCCCGGCTTGAGCTCCCGTTGGAGCCCGGATCCCGCGTCGTCGCCCAGCTCAAGCCCGAGCTCTATGTCAAGACCGGCCGGCTCTCGATGCAAACGCGGGATATCCGCCCGGTCGGTTTGGGCGACCTGCTGGCCCGGCTGGAGCGGCTGCGGCAGGCGCTGGGCCGTGAAGGCCTGTTCGACACAGACCGCAAGAAGCCGCTGCCTATGCTGCCGCACCGTATCGGTTTGATCACCGGCCGCGATTCGGACGCCAAGAAGGACGTGATTCGGAATGCCTCGCTGCGCTGGCCGGCCGTCGCCTTCGAGGTCCGCGAAGTGGCCGTCCAGGGCGTCAACGCGGTGTCCCAGGTCATGAAGGCGCTGGCGGAGCTCGACGGCCGGCCGGACGTCGACGTCATCGTCATTGCGCGTGGCGGCGGTTCCCTGGAGGATCTGCTTCCCTTCAGCAGCGAGGACTTGATTCGCGCCGTTGCGGCTGCGGCCACGCCGGTGGTCAGCGCCATCGGCCATGAGGCCGACCGGCCGCTGCTCGACGAAGTGGCGGACCTGCGTGCGTCTACACCTACCGATGCGGCCAAGAGGATCGTCCCGGACGTCAACGAGGAGCTTACGCGCATCGGCCGTGCGCGCCAGATGCTGGACCGTCGCGTCGACCACTTGATCCGGGTGGAGTCCGAGCGGCTGGCCGCACTGCGCAGCCGCCCGGTGCTGTCGGCTCCTGCCACCATGGTCGATTCCCGGGCCGAGGACATTACGCGCCTCACGCAGCGGGCGCGCAACTGCATGACGTCGGCCATCCATCGTGATGCGGACCGCGTGGGCCACTTGAAGGCGCAAATCCGCGCGCTCTCCCCGCAGAACACGCTGGACCGGGGCTACGCCGTCGTCCAGTTGCCGGACGGCAGCATCCTGCGCGACAGCGCGGACGCCGCGGCGGACACCCGGCTGCGGATCCGGGTGGCGGTCGGCGAAGTAGCGGCCAAAGTCATCTAGGCCCGGACGGTCCGTCCTCCGCCGACATTTTCCATCCCCCCTGCAGAAAGAGCGAACCCATGACTGAGACCCCGACGGCCAACGCCGGCAACGGCGACAACACCGACGTCGCGGCGATGAGCTACGAGCAGGCCAGGGAGGAGCTGGTGGCAGTGGTCAACCAGCTGGAAGCAGGCAACACCAGCCTCGAGCAGTCCCTGGCCTTGTGGGAGCGCGGCGAAGCGCTGGCGGCCCGTTGCGAGGCGTGGCTCGAAGGCGCGCGCCAGCGCCTGGATGCCGCCCGCGCGGGCGCCGAGGACAGCGGCGCCGGTCCGGCGGACAACGGCTCGGACTAGCCGGCCGGTCCGCGCCGGACCGTCGGACTAGCTCGCCTCGAGCCGCCGCTTCTCCAGCTCGACGTCGAAGGTTGCCGGCGGCCACTGCGGATCGACCGCCGCCAGCGCGCCGATCAGCAGCTGCTGTACCGCGATCCGCGCATACCATTTGCGGTTGGCCGGCACCACGTACCACGGGGCTGCGTCAGTGCTGGTCCGGTCAAGCACCAGCTGGTAAGCGTGCTGGTACTCGTCCCAGAAGGCACGCTCGTCGACGTCCCCCGGGTTGTATTTCCAGTACTTGTCGGGCCGGTCCAGCCGCTCCCTCAACCGTTTCTTCTGCTCGTCCTTGCTGATATGCAGCATCACCTTGAGGATGCGCGTGCCGCTGGCGGCGACCTTGGCTTCGAACTCGTTGATCATCGCGTAACGCTGCTCGACTTCGGCCAGCGGCGACAGCCCGCGGACGCGGTGGATCAGGACATCCTCGTAGTGGGAACGGTCGAAGACCCCGATGATCCCGTCCGGCGGGAGTTCCTTTTGCACCCGCCAGAGAAAGCCGTGCGCCCGTTCCTCCTCGGTGGGGGCCTTGAAGGCTTTGTGCTTCACGCCCTGCGGGTCCACCGCGCCGATCACGTGCCGGACGATTCCGCCCTTGCCTCCGGTGTCCATCGCCTGCAGCACGAGCAGGACCGCGCCCGTGACCCCGGAACGGCTCTGCGCGAACAATCTTTCTTGGAGTTCGGATAGCTGGTCGTCTTCCGAGGCCAGCAGCTGGGCCCCTTCGTCCTTGCCGCCGTCGAAGCCCGGCGTCGAGTTAGGGTCCACGTCTGCCAGTTGGAAACCCTCGCGCACGCGCAGCAGGCCCGCCGGGTCGAATCCCGCGGCCCCTTCCGCTCCCGCTACCCCGTTTGGCCTTTTCATGGCCGGTACGTGCTCAGGAACTCGCCGATGCGGCCGACTGCTTCTTCGAGGATGCCCAGGTTCGGCAGCGTCACCAGGCGGAAGTGGTCCGGCTTCACCCAGTTGAACGCCCGGCCGTGCGAGATCAGGATCTTCTGCTGCTTCAGCAGGTCCAGGGCGAAGGCCTCGTCGTCCTTGATCGGGTAGACGTCCGGATCCAGCTTCGGGAACAGGTACAGTGCACCCTTGGCCTGCTGGGTGCTCACGCCCGGGATGGCATTGAGCATCTCGTACGCCTTGTCCCGCTGTTCCAGCAGCCGCCCCCCGGGCAGGATCAGGTCGTTGATGCTCTGGTAGCCGCCCAGCGCCGTCTGGATGGCGTGCTGCGCCGGCACGTTCGCGCACAGCCTCATGTTCGTGAGCAGGTTGATGCCCTCGATGTAATCCGAAGCCAGATGCTTCGGCCCGGAGACCGCCATCCAGCCGCTGCGGAATCCGCAGACCCGGTACGCCTTGGACAGGCCGCTGAAGGTCAGGATCAGCACGTCGTCCGCCAGCAGCGCGGTGTTGGTGTGGACGGCGTCTTCGTAGAGGATCTTCTCGTAGATTTCGTCCGAGAAGACCACGAGGTTGTGCCGGCGGGCCAACTCCAGCATCCCTTCGAGGATGTGGCGCGGATAGACGGCGCCGGTGGGGTTGTTCGGATTGATGATGACCAGGCCCTTGGTGTTGGGCGTGATCTTCCGCTCCATGTCCTCCAGGTCCGGCAGCCATCCCTCTTCCTCCACGCAGAGGTAGTGGACGGGATGGCCGCCGGCGAGGCTGACGGAGGCGGTCCAGAGCGGATAGTCCGGCGCCGGGATCAGCACCTCGTCGCCGTTGTTGAGCAGCGCCTGCAGGCTCATCGTAATAAGCTCGCTGACCCCGTTCCCCAGGTAGACGTCGTCGACGCCGATCTCCTGGATTCCGCGGGTCTGGTAGTACTGCGACACCGCCGTGCGGGCCGAGAAGATGCCGCGCGAATCGCTGTAGCCCTGCGCGTTCGGCAGGTTCCGGATCATGTCCACCAGGATCGCGTCCGGCGCCTCGAAGCCGAACGGCGCGGGGTTGCCGATGTTCAGCTTGAGGATGCGGTGGCCCTCCGACTCCATCCGCTGGGCATGCTCAAGCAGCGGGCCTCGGATGTCGTAGAGGACGTTATGGAGCTTGTTGGACTGCTTGAACTCGGCCATTCAAGAATCTTCGCATACCGCCTGCGGTTACTCCGCGAAGCCCTTTTCCTTCAGCCAGTCGGCGGCGGCATCCTTCGCATTGCGCTTCTCGTCGCCGCTGACCTGCCGGTTCAGGTCGACGAGGTCCTCCGTGGTGAGCGCGGCGGATAGCTCGTTGAGCACATCCGCGGCTTCCTGGCCCACCGAGTCTGAGGACACGAGCGGCAGCACCTGCTGGGCGATGAAGTTGTTCTTCGGGTCCTCCAGCACCACCAGGCCGTTGTCCTCGATGGAGGGCGTGGTCGTGTAGATGTCGGCCACCTGGATCTTGTCCGTAATCAGCGCCTGCAAGGTAGCGGGACCGCCGCCGTCGTTAATGGGTTCGAAGGATTTGGGTTCGCAGCCGTAATTCTCCTTGAGCCCCTTCAGCCCGTACTCACGCTCGGCGAACTCCGGGTTGGCGCCGAGCGCCAGGTCCTTGCACACCGGCCCCATGTCCTCGATGGAGGTCAGCTTGTATTTCTCCGCCGTGGCCTTGGTGACGACCATCGCGTCCTTGCTCTCGGCCGGCGCCGGTTCAAGGACCCCCAGCCCCTGCGGCAGCGCCGCGGGAAGGGCATCCTTGATCTCGTCGGCGGAGGCCGCCGTCGCCTCGGGGTCCACCGCCAGCAGCAGGTTGCCGCTGTAGTCCGGAACAACGTCCACGGAGCCTTCTTCGACGGCCTTGAGGTAGACCTCGCGCGAGCCGATGCCGGGCTTCGTGCTGGCCTGGATTCCTGCCGCGTTGAGCGCTCCGGCATACAGTTCGCCGACAATCTGGCTTTCCGGGAAGTTGGCTGAGCCCACCACCAACTGGCCCGCAGCCCCCGAACTGGCGGCGGGGCCCGATGTGTCTTCTTCCAGCGGGTTGGAGCCGGCGCCGCAGGCGCTCAGGGCCAAGGCCACGGCGGACGCTGCAGCCGCCGTCATGATGCTGCGGCGGACCGGGAACAGGTTCTTCATGCTTCTCCTTAGATGCCGCCTTGGACGGCGCCAACAGTTGGTGTTTCCCGTCGCTGCCGGTGCCGGCGGTCGGCCAGTCCGGGCGAAACGGCGTATTTCTGCGCGACGGCGAGGAGCCCGTCGACGACCAGGGCCAGCAGCGCAATCAGGATCGCACCGCCGAACATGCGCACCGGATCACTGACGGCCAGGCCATCGATCAGGAAGCGGCCAAGGCCGCCGAGATTGATGTAGGCGACGACGGCGACCGTGGCGATCACCTGCAGCACCGCCGCGCGCACTCCCCCGAGCAGCACCGGCAGGGCGTTCGGCAGTTCCACCTTCGCCAGCACCTGCCATTCCGTCATGCCCATCGCCCGCGCGGCATCCACGAGCGTCCGGTCCACCGCAGCGATCCCGGAGTAGGCTCCGGCGAGCAGGGGCGGGATCGTGAGGATGACCAGTGCCAAGATCGGCGGCATGAGGCCGAGCCCCATCACGATGACGAAGAGCGTCAGCAGGCCGAGCGTCGGCAAGGCGCGCAGCGCGCTGGCAACGCTAACGACGGCGATGCGTCCCTTTCCGGTGTGGCCCACGTACATGCCGATCGGCAATGCGACCGCAGCCGCAATCAGCAGGGTCAGGGCGGCGTAGCCCAGATGCTCGGCGAGGCGCGCGGGGATGCCGGCCGGGCCGCTCCACTGGGACGGATCCAGGAACCACTCGGCGACCGCTGCGAAGATGTTCACGGCAGCACCGCCGCCTCTGCCGGGTCCGGCCGCTCCCCCGCGTGCGGGCGCGCAGCGAAGCCCGCTCCGGTGCCCGCCGGAGGTTGCTTGGCTCCGGCACGAAGCCAAGGCGTCAGCACGCGCTCAACGGCCACGATGATCAGGTCCATCACCACGGCCAGCAGCAGCGTCAGCACGATCCCGATAACAATCTCGGTGACGAAGAACCGCAGGAGCCCGTCCGTGAACAGGGTGCCGAGGTTGCGGACCCCGATCAGCGCGCCGACGCTGGCCAGCGAAATGTTGCTCACCGACACCACCCGCAGCCCGGCAAAGAGCACAGGCAGCGCCAGCGGCAGGTCGACCCCGAAAAACCGGCGCAGCGGCCGGTACCCCATGGCCACCGCGGCCTGCCGCACGCCGTCGTCAATGGACTCGAGGGCGTCGACGACGGACCGCACCAGTAGCGCCACCGCGTAGATGGTCAGCGCGACAATCAGGTTCAGCGGATCGAGGATCCGCGTCCCCAGGACGAACGGCAGCAGCACGAAGAGGGCGAGCGACGGGATGGTGTAGAGCACCGAACTGACTGACAGGATCGCCCCGCGGATGGGGCGCAGCCGCCAGGCCACGTAGCCCAGCGGAAGGGACAGCACCAGGCCGAGCAGCAGCGGCAGCACGCACTGGAGCCAGTGCAGCCAGGTCAGCTCCAGGACGTCGGGGAGGTTGGCCAGCAGCCACGCCATATCAGCCGCTCCTGCCCGCTTCGAGCCGCTTGAGCACATCCTCGGCGTCGACCAGGCCGGCAACCCGGCCATTGCCGTCCACAGCGACGCCGCGGCCCGAGGGGGACGACAGCGCCGCGTCCAGCGCCTGCCGCAGGGACGATCCGAGCATGAACAGGGATCCGCCGACCAGCAGCCGGGCCGGGGACCGCTCTCCGGGAGGCAGCCACCCCACGGGGGCGCCGCCGTCGTCAACGATGAGCAGCCACACGCCGCCCGGTGCGTCCGCGAGCGTCGCCAGGGTGGCGGTGGCGGCCGAATGCACCGGCACCTCCCCCGCCGGGCGGAAGGACAGCGAACGGAACCCGCGGTCGCGCCCCACGAAGCCTGCCACGAAGTCATCCACCGGGGCACGGAGCAGCTCCTCCGGCGGCGCGTACTGCGCCAGCCGGCCGCCCGTGGCGAACACGGCCACCTTGTCGCCGAGCAGCGTCGCCTCGTCGATGTCATGCGTGACGAACACGATGGTCTTGGCCAGCTCCTGCTGCAGCCGCAGCAGCTCCTGCTGCAGTTCGGCACGGACCACCGGGTCCACGGCGCTGAACGGCTCGTCCATCAGCAGAATGGGCGGATCGGCGGCGAGCGCCCGGGCCACGCCGACGCGCTGCTGCTGCCCGCCGGAGAGCTGGGACGGATACCGGGAGCCGAGGACGGCCGGAAGGCCCACGATCTCGAGCAGCTCCTGCGCGCGGGCCCGGGTCTGGCGTTTGGAGGCG is a genomic window of Arthrobacter sp. Marseille-P9274 containing:
- a CDS encoding PPK2 family polyphosphate kinase, with the protein product MKRPNGVAGAEGAAGFDPAGLLRVREGFQLADVDPNSTPGFDGGKDEGAQLLASEDDQLSELQERLFAQSRSGVTGAVLLVLQAMDTGGKGGIVRHVIGAVDPQGVKHKAFKAPTEEERAHGFLWRVQKELPPDGIIGVFDRSHYEDVLIHRVRGLSPLAEVEQRYAMINEFEAKVAASGTRILKVMLHISKDEQKKRLRERLDRPDKYWKYNPGDVDERAFWDEYQHAYQLVLDRTSTDAAPWYVVPANRKWYARIAVQQLLIGALAAVDPQWPPATFDVELEKRRLEAS
- a CDS encoding 4-hydroxy-3-methylbut-2-enyl diphosphate reductase — translated: MTSTAVSVPMPSIPRKRRSPEEIAAAAEVEGPRRVLLAAPRGYCAGVDRAVIAVEKALEHYGPPVYVRKQIVHNLHVVSTLEEKGAIFVEETDEVPEGALVIFSAHGVSPAVVKSADDRGLRTIDATCPLVTKVHREAVRFARDGNEILLVGHEGHEEVEGTYGEAPDHTTIVNNPAEARTVEVRDPDKLIWLSQTTLSVDETMEIVSILRERFPKLQDPPSDDICYATSNRQAAIKKISPQADLVIVVGSANSSNSVRLMEVALEYGAKASHRVDFANEVDESWFEGVSTIGLTSGASVPEVLVREVLALLAEYGYADVEEVVTAEEDILFSLPKELRATLKEKGDASRGLGGRGSRPNR
- a CDS encoding ABC transporter permease; this encodes MAWLLANLPDVLELTWLHWLQCVLPLLLGLVLSLPLGYVAWRLRPIRGAILSVSSVLYTIPSLALFVLLPFVLGTRILDPLNLIVALTIYAVALLVRSVVDALESIDDGVRQAAVAMGYRPLRRFFGVDLPLALPVLFAGLRVVSVSNISLASVGALIGVRNLGTLFTDGLLRFFVTEIVIGIVLTLLLAVVMDLIIVAVERVLTPWLRAGAKQPPAGTGAGFAARPHAGERPDPAEAAVLP
- a CDS encoding DNA recombination protein RmuC; protein product: MDAFQVVLVLLALLLGAAGGAFAVAVPFRRRVRDLSEEIDDAGARLGAAAASLAAAEAENRLLGQHNRQLSAQGEQENVVLRALGPVGEKLRSVQQQVSLLERDRVEHYGQLQEQLRAARLSDEQLLRSTQTLTAALQSNSARGQWGEVQLRRVVEAAGMLAHVDFSEQVHLAGADRSMRPDMLVRLPGSKALVVDAKVPLRAYLEAQELPVHGDAHVERRRAELLAAHAKAVKAHVDVLAGKRYWEGVQASPELVLCFLPAESVLSAALHSDPELLDYAFARNVGLVSPVSLLASLKSVAFSWRQEVLTENAREIFELSRQLYERLGTLGEHVTRLGSSLKGSVEKYNSFVGTLESRVLPTARKINAFDPSALEPAAGPTVLESTPRLLSAPELISGQERSA
- the xseA gene encoding exodeoxyribonuclease VII large subunit encodes the protein MNHNHGLVHGEVGSPAAKTTLPATAMETTAENPWPLRMLSQKLKTHIERVPPTWVEGQVIELNRRNSVTYLTLRDTEAEASFSLMAFNSVMARLELPLEPGSRVVAQLKPELYVKTGRLSMQTRDIRPVGLGDLLARLERLRQALGREGLFDTDRKKPLPMLPHRIGLITGRDSDAKKDVIRNASLRWPAVAFEVREVAVQGVNAVSQVMKALAELDGRPDVDVIVIARGGGSLEDLLPFSSEDLIRAVAAAATPVVSAIGHEADRPLLDEVADLRASTPTDAAKRIVPDVNEELTRIGRARQMLDRRVDHLIRVESERLAALRSRPVLSAPATMVDSRAEDITRLTQRARNCMTSAIHRDADRVGHLKAQIRALSPQNTLDRGYAVVQLPDGSILRDSADAAADTRLRIRVAVGEVAAKVI
- a CDS encoding exodeoxyribonuclease VII small subunit gives rise to the protein MTETPTANAGNGDNTDVAAMSYEQAREELVAVVNQLEAGNTSLEQSLALWERGEALAARCEAWLEGARQRLDAARAGAEDSGAGPADNGSD
- a CDS encoding ABC transporter substrate-binding protein encodes the protein MKNLFPVRRSIMTAAAASAVALALSACGAGSNPLEEDTSGPAASSGAAGQLVVGSANFPESQIVGELYAGALNAAGIQASTKPGIGSREVYLKAVEEGSVDVVPDYSGNLLLAVDPEATAASADEIKDALPAALPQGLGVLEPAPAESKDAMVVTKATAEKYKLTSIEDMGPVCKDLALGANPEFAEREYGLKGLKENYGCEPKSFEPINDGGGPATLQALITDKIQVADIYTTTPSIEDNGLVVLEDPKNNFIAQQVLPLVSSDSVGQEAADVLNELSAALTTEDLVDLNRQVSGDEKRNAKDAAADWLKEKGFAE
- a CDS encoding ABC transporter permease — encoded protein: MNIFAAVAEWFLDPSQWSGPAGIPARLAEHLGYAALTLLIAAAVALPIGMYVGHTGKGRIAVVSVASALRALPTLGLLTLFVIVMGLGLMPPILALVILTIPPLLAGAYSGIAAVDRTLVDAARAMGMTEWQVLAKVELPNALPVLLGGVRAAVLQVIATVAVVAYINLGGLGRFLIDGLAVSDPVRMFGGAILIALLALVVDGLLAVAQKYAVSPGLADRRHRQRRETPTVGAVQGGI
- a CDS encoding ABC transporter ATP-binding protein, with amino-acid sequence MVSFRNVTKSYAAGNPAVDNLTLDLDRGAITVFVGPSGCGKTTSLRMINRMVEPTSGTVLVDGKDVAGQAPAKLRRSMGYVLQSAGLLPHRTVLDNIGTVPRLNGASKRQTRARAQELLEIVGLPAVLGSRYPSQLSGGQQQRVGVARALAADPPILLMDEPFSAVDPVVRAELQQELLRLQQELAKTIVFVTHDIDEATLLGDKVAVFATGGRLAQYAPPEELLRAPVDDFVAGFVGRDRGFRSLSFRPAGEVPVHSAATATLATLADAPGGVWLLIVDDGGAPVGWLPPGERSPARLLVGGSLFMLGSSLRQALDAALSSPSGRGVAVDGNGRVAGLVDAEDVLKRLEAGRSG
- a CDS encoding pyridoxal phosphate-dependent aminotransferase, translating into MAEFKQSNKLHNVLYDIRGPLLEHAQRMESEGHRILKLNIGNPAPFGFEAPDAILVDMIRNLPNAQGYSDSRGIFSARTAVSQYYQTRGIQEIGVDDVYLGNGVSELITMSLQALLNNGDEVLIPAPDYPLWTASVSLAGGHPVHYLCVEEEGWLPDLEDMERKITPNTKGLVIINPNNPTGAVYPRHILEGMLELARRHNLVVFSDEIYEKILYEDAVHTNTALLADDVLILTFSGLSKAYRVCGFRSGWMAVSGPKHLASDYIEGINLLTNMRLCANVPAQHAIQTALGGYQSINDLILPGGRLLEQRDKAYEMLNAIPGVSTQQAKGALYLFPKLDPDVYPIKDDEAFALDLLKQQKILISHGRAFNWVKPDHFRLVTLPNLGILEEAVGRIGEFLSTYRP